TCGGGTCCTTCAGAAACTCGACGACTTCGCTGACCTCTTCCTTCGCCTCGTCGCAACCGGCGACATCGGCGAACGTGAGGCGATCCTTCTCGCGCGTGAGGAGTTTGGCGCGGCTCTTGCCGAAGCTGAGCGCACCCTTGCCGGCGTTGCGCAGCTGACGAACGAAGAGGAAATAGAGCAGGCCGATGACGATGATGAACGGCAGGATGTTATAGACCAACTGGGTCATCGCCGTCGTCGCGGGCCTTTCCACGAAAACCTGAGAGCGCTGCAGGCGTTCGAAACTGGCGTCGGTCAGGCGTCCGCTCGCCACGAATTGGTCGGTGGTGCCGGTATCGATGCGCAGGGAAGAATCCTTGGTGCGCCCGGACACGCTGTAGAAATCACGACCTGCCGACGGGTCGGGCTGGATGTTGCCCGAGAGAATCTTCCCCTGCTCCGCCAGCTCGACCACCTGCTGAATCTTGAGCTGCGCCGGCGCGGACGTCCGGGTGCGGTCGCCGAAGTAAAAGAGCGCAACGATCGCCGCGATGATGGCCAGCCAGATGAAGATCACCTTCGGCTGCAAACTCTCGGGCGGGAGGTTCTTCAGGGGGCGGCGTTTCTTGTTGTCGTCGAAGTCGGACATTCGGGTTTTGGGACTGGAGCGGCAACGTGGAGGTTCCCCTCGGATAAGTCAAATGAAGGCCCGGAGGAATTTCATCCCGAAATCGGAACGAAATTCATCTCCCGCGCAGGGACAGTTTCCCGGCGCGAACGACCGCAAAATCCTTCGCTCCCAAACTGAATTTCGTGTCCCGTCCCCGCCTGATCGCGGCGAGGAGCTGGTCGAAACCCTGGCGGGAAAGGTCCGTCGCCGGCTGGTTCGCCAGCATCCAACCGTGCAGCGCCCGACGCCACAGCGCCACCGGCTTCCCGGCGAGCCGACTCAAGTCGAGCGTGCGCCCGCGGAGCGGCGCCACCTCTGCCAGCCAGGCCTCGAGTGCCGCGTCGTCCTCCTCGAGGCGTTCGCGCGCCAACGCGGCTCCCGCCAGGGCGTCGCGGCCCGCGGCTTTCGTCCACGCGGGAACGACGGAGCGGCGAACGCGGTTGCGAGTGTAGGCATCGCCGGCGTTCGTGGCGTCCTCGCACCAACGGGCGCCGCTTGCGCGGAGCGCCGCGACGAGCTCGGCTTTTTTCAAAGTCAGCAGCGGCCGCAAGTGCACGCGGCCATCGGCCTGTTCCTGCACCGGGCGCGGCGCGGCGAGCCCGCCGGTGCCGCTGCCGCGGGCGAGGCGCATCAACATCGTCTCGGCAATGTCGTCCTGCTGATGTCCGAGCCAAAGCAGGCGCAGTTTCCGCCGCTTCATTTCCCGGGCGAAGAACGAGTGGCGTGCCTCGCGCGCGGCGGCCTCGCTGGCGTGCCCGCCGACGTTCGCCCACTTGGCGCTGACAAACTTCACGCCGAGCGCGGTGCAGACCTTGCGGCAAAATCTCTCATCCGCCTCTGCCTCCCGCCCGCGCAGACGGTGGTTGAAATGCAACGCGACGAATTCCCGGCCCCACCGGCCCTCGGCCTCGGCCCAGAAAATCAGCAACAGCGCCAGCGAGTCCGCGCCGCCGGAAAACCCGATCGCCCAACGCGGGACTTTCGCCCGCGGGCGGCGGCGCTTCTCGCGCTGCCAGTCCGCGAGCGCGTAGTTCATCGCGGCCGGGTGCAGCGCACCGTGCGAGATGCGTCGCGCAAACGCCGCAGCGATGGCGGGCCAATCGAGTTGTTTCCGAGTTGCCACGCGCGTTTCAACGGAGGGCCCGTGTCACCACGGGCCGCCCGCTTACTTGAAGCTCAGGAACTCCTTGCCGAAATACGGCACGAGCGCCGCGGGAATCTTCACGCGACCGTCGGACTGCAGGTTGTTCTCGAGCAGCGCGGCGAGCACCCGCGGCACGGCGAGACCGGAGCCGTTGAGCGTGTGCACGAGCTCGGGTTTGCCAGTTTCCTGATTGCGGAAACGGATCTGCGCGCGGCGCGCCTGGAAGGCTTCGAAGTTCGAGCAGCTCGACACCTCGAGCCAGCGCTTCTGGCCGGCGGCCCAGACCTCGAGGTCGTATTTCTTCGACTGGGAGAAGCCGAGGTCGCCACCACACATCAGCAGCACGCGGTAGGGCAGCTCGAGCTTGCGCAGCAGGCGCTCGGCGTCGTCGCGGAGCGCGTCGAGTTCCTCGTAGCTGCGCGTCGGGTGCACCCACTTGAGCAGCTCGACCTTGTCGAACTGGTGCAGGCGGTTCAGGCCGCGCACGTCCTTGCCGTAGCTGCCGGCCTCGCGGCGGAAGCACGGCGTGTAGGCGCAGCGCTTGATGGGCAGCGCGGCCTCGTCGACGATCTCGTCGCGGAAGAAATTCGTCAGCGGCACCTCGGCCGTCGGCACCGCGAAGAGCCGGTCGGGCGTCGTCTCATACATCTGACCTTCCTTGTCCGGCAGCTGGCCGGTGGCGGTGGCGCTGGCGGCGTTGACGAAGATCGGCGGCGCGACCTCGGTGTAGCCGGCCTTCACGTCCTCATCCAAGAAGAACTGCAGCAGCGCGCGCACGATCTTGGCGCCGTCGCCGACGTAGAACGGGAAACCCGCGCCCGTGACCTTCGCGCCGCGACCGAAATCCAACAGGTTCTCGAAGCCCTTGATCTCCCAGTGTGGCTGCGCGGCGGGCGAGACGGCGTTCACGTCGCCGTGCGTGGCGAACACCACGTTCTGCTCCGGCGTCTTGCCCTCGGGCACGGAGGCGTGCGGGACGTTGGGCAGCGTGAGCATCGCGTCGCGCCACTTCTCCTCGACCGTCTTCAGTCCTTCTTCGCGCGCCTTCACTTCGGCGGACACGGCCTTCATTTCCTGCACCTTGGCCAGGAACTCGGGCGAGCCTTTCTTCAGCGCAGCCATCTCGTTGTTGGCCGCCTTCTGCTTGGCGCGGAGCTGCTCGACCTCGCCGAGCTGCGAGCGCCACGCGTGATCGAGCGCCAGCACGGCGTCGAGATCGACGTCGAGGTGCTTCTTGGCAATGGCGGCGCGGACGACTTCGGGCGTTTCGCGAAGGACTTTGGGATCGAGCATAGGAGCGACGATTAACCGGGGAACGCCACGCCCCAGCAAGGCGATTTTGAGAGCTAGAATGCGGGCCGCTCGGCAAGGCGGCCCCAGCCGGTGCGCCCTGTCCGCTCCGGCCGCGCACCGCGACTTCGGCGCCCGGCCCCGCGGCTATTTCTTCTCGCTGAAGAGGTGGTTGACGAGGTCGTCGGGCCAGCCGGCGCTGATCACGCGGTCCTTGCCTCCGGCGCGAAGCACGATCTCGGCCTTGCGCACGGCGGCTTTGTCGGTGGCGCGACGCGTGTAACTGAACTCGCCCGCCGCCCGCCACACCGGCTGACCCTGCAAGTGGTCCTTCGCCGCGTCTTGCACCTCCTCCACTTCCCCGCTGGCGAGCGTGAGCACCGCCACGGCGCCGTTGAAATCGCCGAAGAGCACCTGCTTCTCGTCCGGGCTCACTTCGAAGAAGGCGAGCGACTTCGGCAGATTGGCTTCGCGCTTGCGCGGCACCAGACGCCCCAGCGTGGCCTGGCGGGCCGGGTCCAGTGCGAACAACTGTTCGCGAGTCTCCCCGAAGTCCTCCGCGGCGATCGGCAGGCTCAGTTCGACGCCGTTGAACAGGATGCGGCCATCGCGCAGGCAGCGCACGCGCACCCGATCGGAGAACAGAAAACCCGCGAGTTCGCGCAGCTCCGGTTTCTCGATCCAACCGCCAGCCGCGTCGAACACCGGCCGCTGCACCAGCGTGCCGAGTCGCAACTGATCGCGCTCCGCGCCCGAGTTCGCCTGGACATAGGCCACGTCGCGCCCGTCCGCGGTCCAATCCGGATAAGCCGCGACACGCGCCGCGATCAACTCCGCGCCCGCCGACGAGTCCAAGCGCGCGACCCACAACTGGAGTTCGTCGTCCGCCTGTCCCGGCAACGCGTAACCCGGCGTGGCCACGAAGGCGACCGCGCGATCGCCCGCCGCCACGCGGACTTCCTCGATCTCGCCCGCACCGCCAAAAAGCGTGGCGTCCCACACCAGCGATTCGGCTTCAATCTTCGCGAGCGCCAGCACGTGCGCATCGACTTGCACGGACTGCCACATCTTCCACGCATCCGGATCGAGTTGGGCGCGCACGTCCGACCCATGTCGGTCGCGGAGGTAGATTTGCCACAACGACGTCTCGGTCTTCTCGACTTTCTCGACGCGCAACTTCGCCAACGTATCCGTCGGCGATTTTTGCCACAGCTCCTCAACGCTCGCCGCGAGCTTGCCGGCACGTTCTGCACCGAGGAGCCGCGCCGCTTCGTCCCACGTGCCTGCGCGGATGCGGCGCGCGATGACGAGCTGGCGCGAATCGCCGAGCCACGCCGCGCGGTAGGCGCCCGGCGCGAGCAAGGAGGACAAGCGCCCGTCCCCGTCGGTCAGATAAAGTCCTTCCGGGGCGAAAACGACCGCACGACGCCCGTCGGGCGACCACAGAATGTTCTTCTCCAAACATCCCGCCAAAAGCAGGAGCACCGCCACCAACGGCAGGGCGCAGAGCCGGCGGACGCCGGCGAACAGGGCAATGGTCTTCATGGTTTTTCCTCCGAAATCGAATGGGCGCGAGCAGGCAGCCAACGCGGCGCCGGCAGCCCGGCCGCCCCGCCGGCTGGGCGGGCCGCGGGCTGCAGCAACTCCGCCGTGCGACGCGACGCCGACCAAAAGCGCGTGGCTGGCACCGCGCGCTCGTGGGGCGTCTCGCTCGCGACGGCCCCCGCGGACGCGGCGACCTGAGCCGGCACGCGCTCCGGTGCACGCAGCGTCAAACCCACGCCGGTTCCCACTGACAAGCCGACGACGATCGCAGCGGCCAGGCGCAGCCATTCACCGCCAAACGCACGCCCCACGCGCGGGACCGCGACGGGCGCGGGCGCGAAGGGCCGGAGCGGCGGCAGTGATTCCGGCGCACGCACCGACACGGCGGCGCGGGCCAGTTGCATTGTCGCGTGCAGCTCAGCCGCCCGCGCGGCGGCAATCGGATCGCGCGCGAGGTGTTCCTCCAGCAAAGCGGCCACCTCCGGGGCGAGTTCTCCGGCGGCGCGATCGATGAGCAGGCAGTCGAGTTCTTCGGATTTCATGGGCGCGTGGGTGAAGGGGGATTGAGAGTGGCGCGCAGCGAGTGCACGGCGGCGTGCAGCCGGGAGCGCACGGTGCCGATCGGGATCTCCAGTGCCTCGGCGATTTTCTCGTAGCTGAGGTCGTGGCGCAGTTTCAGCAAGAGCGTCTCGCGCTGCGCCGGCGGCAACTGCGCGACCGCTTCCCGCATGTCGGCCAGCCGGGCATCCTCGACCTCGCCGACCAAAGGCTCGTCGTCGGTCAACGCCACGGCGACCTGCGAGCGCCGCAACGCATCGTGTCCGACGTGCCGCGCGATGCCGAAGAGATACGCGCGCGGTGAGAGCGCGGCAGTCAACCGTTCCGGATTTTGCAGCGCTCGCGCAAAGGTTTCCTGCAACAGATCCTCCGCCTGCGGCGCCAGCGTCGGTCGGCCGCGAAAGTAGGCGAGCAAGTTCGCGCCCGTCTCCCGGTAGAGAGCCTCGAGTTGGCGGTGCGAAGGGTTCATCGAACGGGAGCGCAAAACGGTGTGCCTTTCTACCCCACTAACTCGCAAAAGACGGTCCGAAAGTTCGCCCGCGCGCGAAAAAAAACTGCCCGACGGACCGCCGTTGCGAACGCCCTGCCCGCCCCTTCCGTCAGCGCGCGCCGCGATCAGCCACCAGGCGATCCACTTGCGCGCACACTTCCTCGACGGTGATCAAGTCCATCGCCCGCGCATCGTGCACGCGCTGGTGCCAGCCAGGTTGACTCGTGCCGAGGAATTGTCGCGCAGCGTCCGCGTAGCGATCCACGCAATAGCGCTGCTCCGGCCACGGTCCGGTCAACGCCGACCGCGCCACCGCGTAAAGTCCCACAACCGGCGTGCCCACCGCCGCGGCCAGATGCACCGGTCCCGTGTCCGGCGCGAGCAGTCCTTCGGCGCCAGCGAGCACCGCCGCGAGCGTGCGCACGGAGGTGCGGCCCGCGAGATTGAGCGCCGGCACCGAGTTGTCGTTCAACCGCACGGCGACCGCGTCGGTCAACGCTTTCTCGCTCGGACTCGCGCCGCCCGTCAGCACGACGCGCCAACCGGCCATGCGCGCGACATGCTGCGCGACGGCCGCGTAGCGTTCGGCGCGCCAGTTGCGCTCCGGTTTGCTCGCGGCCGGATTGATCACGAAGTATTTCCCCTCGCCCACCAGCGCGCGCGCCGCCGCGTGGTCGGTCGAGCCGAGCGGCAGCACGAGACTCCGCACGTAATTTTCCGGCGCGACGCCGAGCGCGCCGGCGAACGCCAGGAAACCCTCCGCGAGGTGCTCGTCGCGATATGGCACGCGCTCGTTGACGAACAGCCCGTGCAGGTCGCGACCGCGCCGCGCGTCGAAACCGATCTTGCGCGCCGCCGGCACGCACGCGTGCACGAGGTTGGCGCGGAAGCTCGCCTGCGCCGCGAGCAACACGTCGAAGTCGCGCCCGCGCAGCGTCCGGCGCAGCGCGAGGTAGTCGCCGGGCTTCATCGGACGCGGCACGGTGACGAACTCCACGCCATCGAGGCCGAGGAGCAGCTCGCGCGTGATGCCGCTCGTTATCCAAGTGACCGTCGCGTTCGGAAAATTCTTTCGCAGCGTTTGCACGAGCGCCGTCGCAAGCACGACATCGCCAAGCGCCGAGAGGCGCACGAGACAAATGCGGCGCGGGGCGGCGGGCGGTTGCACTCAGCTCGTCCGACCGGACGGAAACGGCACGCGCGCGGGGCCGCTCTCGGCTTCCATGCGACGCTTGAGGCGCGCAAACACGTCGCGCGCGGCGAGCAGGCGCAGATCGCCGACCGGCGCCTGGATGTAGAAATTCGATGTGCTCGTCAGCGGATACGGCCCGGACAACCGCGGATCGGTCGGACCGAAAATGCCGAGCGTCTTCACACCCAGCGCGGCGGCGAGTTGGAGCGGACCGGTGTCATTCGAGATCACCCACTCGGCGTGCGTGATGAGCGCCGCGAGCGAGTTGAGGCTGGTGTTGCCCGTGAGGTTGACGAACGCACCGTCGGGGAACGCCTCCTTGCAAGGCAGGTAGTGCGAGCCGGCCCACACGACCTTGCGGCCGGCCTCGCGCACGAGCAGCGACGAGAGCTGCGCGAACTCCGGCCAGCGTTTGTCGTCGCGGCGGCTCTCGGGAAACATGAGCACCGGACGCAGGCCGTTGCGCTTCTCCATGAACGAGAGGTTCAGCTTGCCGAAATCGCGGAAATGCAGCGGGCCGTGCAGCTCGGGCTGGGCGTCGACCGCCACGAGGAACTGCAGCAGCGTCTCCAGCGGGTGATGCGGGCCGGGCGTCGGCGCGGCGATTTTCTCCGAATAGAAAAACGTGGCGCCCTCGCGCGCGTCGGCGCGGCCGAGCTTTCGCTTCGCGTGCGTCCACTTCACCATCAAGCCGGAGCGAATCAGGCCCTGGAAATCCATCACGACGTCGAACTGCCGCGCACGCACCTCGCGCATGAGCTGAAAAAATCCGCGCACGCCGCCGAGCCGCCGGAACACGAAGATCTGGTCCACCACGCTGCTCGAGCGCACGAGCGGGGCGAAGACGTCGCGCACGATCCACGACACGCGCCAGTCGGGCTGTTGGGCCTTCAGCGACGCCGTGACTTGCAAGCCGTGCACGATGTCGGCGAGCGAGGCGGGTTGGATGATGAGCAGTTCGCGCATGGAGCCGGTGGAGAAATTCCTTTCAACCACCCGCGAGTTAGGTTTCATCCGACTTCGCCGAAGGCAAATTCAATCACCTTGAGCCGGAAAAATTTGAGGCAATTTAGCGCATTCGACCATCGGCCCGCCCGACATGGTTAAGCTCGCGCTCCAACTCGCGGGCTGGGTCCTCGCTCACCTGCCTCTCGCGGCGCTCCGCGCGCTCACCTGGCTGGTCGCAGTCGCGTTCTACTACCTCGTGCCGAGCCGCCGCCGGCTCATGCACGCGAACCTGCACCACGCGTTCCCCGAACGCTCGTCGGATTGGCGGCGCGCGA
This region of Opitutia bacterium genomic DNA includes:
- the tilS gene encoding tRNA lysidine(34) synthetase TilS, coding for MNYALADWQREKRRRPRAKVPRWAIGFSGGADSLALLLIFWAEAEGRWGREFVALHFNHRLRGREAEADERFCRKVCTALGVKFVSAKWANVGGHASEAAAREARHSFFAREMKRRKLRLLWLGHQQDDIAETMLMRLARGSGTGGLAAPRPVQEQADGRVHLRPLLTLKKAELVAALRASGARWCEDATNAGDAYTRNRVRRSVVPAWTKAAGRDALAGAALARERLEEDDAALEAWLAEVAPLRGRTLDLSRLAGKPVALWRRALHGWMLANQPATDLSRQGFDQLLAAIRRGRDTKFSLGAKDFAVVRAGKLSLRGR
- a CDS encoding glycosyltransferase family 9 protein yields the protein MRELLIIQPASLADIVHGLQVTASLKAQQPDWRVSWIVRDVFAPLVRSSSVVDQIFVFRRLGGVRGFFQLMREVRARQFDVVMDFQGLIRSGLMVKWTHAKRKLGRADAREGATFFYSEKIAAPTPGPHHPLETLLQFLVAVDAQPELHGPLHFRDFGKLNLSFMEKRNGLRPVLMFPESRRDDKRWPEFAQLSSLLVREAGRKVVWAGSHYLPCKEAFPDGAFVNLTGNTSLNSLAALITHAEWVISNDTGPLQLAAALGVKTLGIFGPTDPRLSGPYPLTSTSNFYIQAPVGDLRLLAARDVFARLKRRMEAESGPARVPFPSGRTS
- the serS gene encoding serine--tRNA ligase — encoded protein: MLDPKVLRETPEVVRAAIAKKHLDVDLDAVLALDHAWRSQLGEVEQLRAKQKAANNEMAALKKGSPEFLAKVQEMKAVSAEVKAREEGLKTVEEKWRDAMLTLPNVPHASVPEGKTPEQNVVFATHGDVNAVSPAAQPHWEIKGFENLLDFGRGAKVTGAGFPFYVGDGAKIVRALLQFFLDEDVKAGYTEVAPPIFVNAASATATGQLPDKEGQMYETTPDRLFAVPTAEVPLTNFFRDEIVDEAALPIKRCAYTPCFRREAGSYGKDVRGLNRLHQFDKVELLKWVHPTRSYEELDALRDDAERLLRKLELPYRVLLMCGGDLGFSQSKKYDLEVWAAGQKRWLEVSSCSNFEAFQARRAQIRFRNQETGKPELVHTLNGSGLAVPRVLAALLENNLQSDGRVKIPAALVPYFGKEFLSFK
- a CDS encoding glycosyltransferase family 9 protein: MRLSALGDVVLATALVQTLRKNFPNATVTWITSGITRELLLGLDGVEFVTVPRPMKPGDYLALRRTLRGRDFDVLLAAQASFRANLVHACVPAARKIGFDARRGRDLHGLFVNERVPYRDEHLAEGFLAFAGALGVAPENYVRSLVLPLGSTDHAAARALVGEGKYFVINPAASKPERNWRAERYAAVAQHVARMAGWRVVLTGGASPSEKALTDAVAVRLNDNSVPALNLAGRTSVRTLAAVLAGAEGLLAPDTGPVHLAAAVGTPVVGLYAVARSALTGPWPEQRYCVDRYADAARQFLGTSQPGWHQRVHDARAMDLITVEEVCAQVDRLVADRGAR
- a CDS encoding RNA polymerase sigma factor → MNPSHRQLEALYRETGANLLAYFRGRPTLAPQAEDLLQETFARALQNPERLTAALSPRAYLFGIARHVGHDALRRSQVAVALTDDEPLVGEVEDARLADMREAVAQLPPAQRETLLLKLRHDLSYEKIAEALEIPIGTVRSRLHAAVHSLRATLNPPSPTRP